One Lysobacter enzymogenes DNA segment encodes these proteins:
- the ubiE gene encoding bifunctional demethylmenaquinone methyltransferase/2-methoxy-6-polyprenyl-1,4-benzoquinol methylase UbiE — protein sequence MNESKPQTDDTTHFGFRDVPREQKRKLVGEVFSSVAGNYDLMNDLMSLGIHRVWKRYFTATAQVRRGDRVLDLAGGTGDIAALLRDRVGDSGSIVLGDINYDMLKVGRDRMTDRGRVSGFEYVQCNAEALPFPDASFDLVTIAFGLRNVTDKDAALREMLRVLKVGGQARVLEFSEVKADWFKPIYDFHSFNVLPKLGKLFANDSESYRYLAESIRKHPPQDELKRMMVDAGFARVDYKNLSAGICAVHTGYKA from the coding sequence ATGAACGAATCCAAGCCCCAGACCGACGACACCACCCACTTCGGTTTCCGCGACGTGCCGCGCGAACAGAAGCGCAAGTTGGTCGGCGAAGTGTTCTCCTCGGTCGCCGGCAACTACGACCTGATGAACGACCTGATGAGCCTGGGCATCCATCGGGTCTGGAAGCGCTACTTCACCGCCACCGCCCAGGTCCGCCGCGGCGACCGCGTGCTCGACCTGGCCGGCGGCACCGGCGACATCGCCGCGCTGTTGCGCGACCGCGTCGGCGACAGCGGCAGCATCGTGCTGGGCGACATCAACTACGACATGCTCAAGGTCGGCCGCGACCGCATGACCGACCGCGGCCGCGTGTCCGGCTTCGAATACGTGCAGTGCAACGCCGAGGCGCTGCCGTTCCCGGACGCCAGCTTCGACCTGGTCACCATCGCCTTCGGCCTGCGCAACGTCACCGACAAGGACGCCGCGCTGCGCGAGATGCTGCGCGTGCTCAAGGTCGGCGGCCAGGCGCGGGTGCTGGAGTTCTCGGAAGTGAAGGCCGACTGGTTCAAGCCGATCTACGACTTCCACTCGTTCAACGTGCTGCCGAAGCTGGGCAAGCTGTTCGCCAACGACAGCGAGAGCTACCGCTACCTGGCCGAGAGCATCCGCAAGCATCCGCCGCAGGACGAACTCAAGCGGATGATGGTCGATGCCGGGTTCGCGCGGGTGGACTACAAGAACCTGTCGGCGGGGATTTGCGCGGTGCATACGGGCTACAAGGCCTGA
- a CDS encoding nucleoside deaminase, whose product MIATPDYRALLATAVAEARQGIAEGGIPIGAALYHNDGRLLGCGHNRRIQENDPSVHGETDAFRKAGRQRRYRDTIMVTTLAPCWYCSGLVRQFNIGTVVVGESVNFRGGIDWLRESGVEVIDLADQECIDLLGGYIAANPEVWNEDIGED is encoded by the coding sequence ATGATCGCCACCCCCGACTACCGCGCCCTGCTCGCCACCGCCGTCGCCGAGGCCCGCCAGGGCATCGCCGAGGGCGGCATCCCGATCGGCGCCGCGCTCTATCACAACGACGGCCGCCTGCTCGGCTGCGGCCACAACCGCCGCATCCAGGAGAACGATCCCTCGGTGCACGGCGAGACCGACGCCTTCCGCAAGGCGGGCCGCCAGCGCCGCTACCGCGACACGATCATGGTCACCACCCTGGCGCCGTGCTGGTACTGCAGCGGGCTGGTACGCCAGTTCAACATCGGCACGGTGGTGGTCGGCGAATCGGTCAACTTCCGCGGCGGCATCGACTGGCTGCGCGAGAGCGGGGTCGAGGTGATCGACCTGGCCGACCAGGAATGCATCGACCTGCTCGGCGGCTACATCGCGGCCAATCCCGAAGTCTGGAACGAGGACATCGGCGAAGACTGA
- a CDS encoding M1 family metallopeptidase — MRISTLSVCLVAALAAAGCSRESAPAADSSKPAATPEAKVSDTAVAAADRDEHSYAQPDLVRIDDLALELKVDFAAKTLAGSATYTLDWTDPKANQLVLDTRDLKIDKVTGESADGKWQDLTFALAEADKTLGSKLTIDAPQRNKRIRVAYLTSPGASGLQWLEPSMTEGKKQPFMFSQSQQIHARSWVPLQDTPSVRFTYTAHVTAPNDAMVLMSADNDPKAARDGDYSFKMPQKIPSYLLAIAAGDLSFQPISNRSGVWAEPAMVKKAATEFADTEKMMETTEKLYGPYRWERYDILVLPPSFPYGGMENPRLTFATPTVIVGDKSLVSLVAHELAHSWSGNLVTFSSSKDGWLNEGFTSYVENRIVESLYGKERADMENVIGRNELAAEFKTIDPKLQALALKPGTLKDPDDASSATVYTKGAWFLQFLEQRYGREVFDPFLRSYFDHFAFQSIPTTKFVEYAKANLLAKHPGKVSEAELDEWIYGPGIPKSAPATVSPRFDAVDAARKAWVDGGTLPAAAATAKWSTQEWVHFIEGMPETLSVEQLKALDAAYKFTGTPNGEIAQRWYPLTVRSGYHDADKAIAAFLEKIGRRKLIMPTYTELAKTPEGLKLAEDTFAKAKPGYHPITTGSVEAVIAKAKSAPAAAAGQ, encoded by the coding sequence ATGCGCATTTCGACCCTCTCCGTTTGTCTCGTCGCGGCCCTCGCCGCCGCCGGCTGCTCGCGCGAATCCGCGCCGGCCGCCGATTCCAGCAAGCCCGCCGCGACCCCGGAGGCCAAAGTGAGCGACACTGCCGTTGCCGCGGCCGACCGCGACGAACACTCCTACGCCCAGCCCGACCTGGTCCGCATCGACGACCTCGCGCTGGAGCTGAAGGTCGATTTCGCCGCCAAGACCCTGGCCGGCAGCGCCACCTACACGCTCGACTGGACCGATCCCAAGGCCAACCAGCTGGTGCTGGACACCCGCGACCTCAAGATCGACAAGGTCACCGGCGAAAGCGCCGACGGCAAGTGGCAGGACCTCACGTTCGCCCTGGCCGAGGCCGACAAGACCCTCGGCAGCAAGCTCACCATCGACGCGCCGCAGCGCAACAAGCGCATCCGCGTGGCCTACCTCACGTCGCCGGGCGCGTCCGGCCTGCAGTGGCTGGAGCCGTCGATGACCGAGGGCAAGAAGCAGCCCTTCATGTTCAGCCAGTCGCAGCAGATCCACGCGCGTTCGTGGGTGCCGCTGCAGGATACGCCGAGCGTGCGCTTCACCTACACCGCGCACGTGACCGCGCCGAACGACGCGATGGTGCTGATGAGCGCCGACAACGATCCGAAGGCGGCGCGCGACGGCGACTACAGCTTCAAGATGCCGCAGAAGATCCCGTCGTACCTGCTCGCCATCGCCGCCGGCGACCTGAGCTTCCAGCCGATCTCCAACCGCAGCGGCGTGTGGGCCGAGCCGGCGATGGTCAAGAAGGCCGCGACCGAATTCGCCGACACCGAAAAGATGATGGAGACCACCGAGAAGCTCTACGGTCCCTATCGCTGGGAGCGCTACGACATCCTGGTGCTGCCGCCGTCGTTCCCGTACGGCGGCATGGAGAACCCGCGCCTGACCTTCGCCACCCCGACCGTGATCGTCGGCGACAAGTCGCTGGTGTCGCTGGTCGCGCACGAACTCGCGCACAGCTGGTCGGGCAACCTGGTCACCTTCAGCAGCAGTAAGGACGGCTGGCTCAACGAGGGCTTCACCAGCTACGTCGAGAACCGCATCGTCGAGTCGCTGTACGGCAAGGAGCGCGCCGACATGGAGAACGTGATCGGCCGCAACGAGCTGGCCGCCGAGTTCAAGACCATCGATCCCAAGCTGCAGGCGCTGGCGCTGAAGCCTGGCACGCTGAAGGATCCCGACGACGCCTCCAGCGCGACCGTCTACACCAAGGGCGCGTGGTTCCTGCAGTTCCTCGAACAGCGCTACGGCCGCGAGGTGTTCGACCCGTTCCTGCGCAGCTACTTCGACCATTTCGCGTTCCAGTCGATCCCGACCACCAAGTTCGTCGAATACGCCAAGGCCAACCTGCTGGCCAAGCATCCGGGCAAGGTCAGCGAGGCCGAGCTGGACGAGTGGATCTACGGCCCGGGCATCCCGAAGTCGGCGCCGGCGACGGTGTCGCCGCGCTTCGACGCGGTCGACGCCGCGCGCAAGGCCTGGGTCGACGGCGGCACGCTGCCCGCGGCCGCGGCGACCGCGAAGTGGAGCACGCAGGAGTGGGTGCACTTCATCGAGGGCATGCCCGAAACGCTCAGCGTCGAGCAGCTCAAGGCGCTGGACGCGGCCTACAAGTTCACCGGCACGCCGAACGGCGAGATCGCCCAGCGCTGGTATCCGCTGACGGTGCGCAGCGGTTACCACGATGCCGACAAGGCGATCGCCGCGTTCCTGGAAAAGATCGGCCGGCGCAAGCTGATCATGCCGACCTACACCGAACTGGCGAAAACCCCCGAAGGCCTGAAGCTGGCCGAGGACACCTTCGCCAAGGCCAAGCCGGGCTACCACCCGATCACCACCGGTTCGGTCGAGGCGGTCATCGCCAAGGCCAAGTCGGCGCCGGCCGCGGCGGCGGGCCAGTAA
- a CDS encoding DUF2269 family protein: MAYLWVKWIHILSSTLLFGTGLGIAFFFWIAHKRGDAKVIAETARTVVIADACFTAPAVLVQFGTGVWLALYLGIPWSLFWLKTALILFFVVGACWLPVLWLQARARRLAAQAAAANAPLPASYHRTMFWWFWLGWPAFLSVVGIFWLMVLKPTAAT, encoded by the coding sequence ATGGCGTACCTGTGGGTGAAGTGGATTCACATCCTGTCCTCGACCCTGCTGTTCGGCACGGGCCTGGGCATCGCGTTCTTCTTCTGGATCGCGCACAAGCGCGGCGACGCCAAGGTGATCGCCGAGACCGCGCGCACCGTGGTCATCGCCGACGCCTGTTTCACCGCGCCGGCGGTGCTGGTGCAGTTCGGCACCGGCGTGTGGCTGGCGCTGTACCTGGGCATTCCGTGGTCGCTGTTCTGGCTCAAGACCGCGTTGATCCTGTTCTTCGTGGTCGGCGCGTGCTGGCTGCCGGTGCTGTGGCTGCAGGCGCGCGCGCGCCGGCTCGCGGCGCAGGCGGCGGCCGCGAACGCGCCGTTGCCGGCGAGCTACCACCGCACGATGTTCTGGTGGTTCTGGCTCGGCTGGCCGGCGTTCTTGAGCGTGGTGGGGATCTTCTGGTTGATGGTTTTGAAGCCAACCGCAGCGACGTAG
- a CDS encoding carbohydrate kinase family protein, with amino-acid sequence MSALICGSLAYDTIMVFPDQFKNHILPDKVHILNVSFLVPRMRREFGGCAGNIAYNLKLLGGDPIPMATVGQDFGPYRAHLESYGIRLDCVRVFEEQFTPQCFITTDLDNNQITAFHPGAMSNSHSNHVRDVAGVTFGIVAPDGREGMLQNSKEFAELGIPFIFDPGQAMPLFNGEELRAFIEQADYVVVNDYESNLLQTRTGWDEKQIVSRVKAYITTLGPRGAIIHTPEETYTIPPAYERRVTDPTGCGDAFRAGLIFGIEKGYDWMTIGRMGNLMGALKVEHPGTQNQRFDYAEFAEQFRQQFGYAL; translated from the coding sequence ATGTCTGCGCTGATCTGCGGCTCGCTGGCCTACGACACCATCATGGTGTTTCCGGACCAGTTCAAGAACCACATCCTGCCCGACAAGGTCCACATCCTGAACGTCTCGTTCCTGGTGCCGCGCATGCGCCGCGAGTTCGGCGGTTGCGCCGGCAACATCGCCTACAACCTCAAGCTGCTCGGCGGCGATCCGATCCCGATGGCCACCGTCGGCCAGGACTTCGGCCCGTACCGCGCGCACCTGGAGTCCTACGGCATCCGTCTGGACTGCGTGCGCGTGTTCGAAGAGCAGTTCACGCCGCAGTGCTTCATCACCACCGACCTGGACAACAACCAGATCACCGCGTTCCATCCCGGCGCGATGTCGAACTCGCACAGCAACCACGTGCGCGACGTCGCCGGCGTCACCTTCGGCATCGTCGCGCCGGACGGCCGCGAGGGCATGCTGCAGAACTCCAAGGAATTCGCCGAGCTCGGCATTCCCTTCATCTTCGACCCGGGCCAGGCGATGCCGCTGTTCAACGGCGAAGAGCTGCGCGCGTTCATCGAGCAGGCCGACTACGTGGTGGTCAACGACTACGAGTCGAACCTGCTGCAGACCCGCACCGGCTGGGACGAGAAGCAGATCGTGTCGCGGGTGAAGGCCTACATCACCACGCTCGGCCCGCGCGGCGCGATCATCCACACGCCGGAAGAGACCTACACCATCCCGCCGGCGTACGAGCGCCGCGTGACCGACCCGACCGGCTGCGGCGACGCGTTCCGCGCCGGCCTGATCTTCGGCATCGAGAAGGGCTACGACTGGATGACCATCGGCCGCATGGGCAACCTGATGGGCGCGCTGAAGGTCGAGCATCCGGGCACCCAGAACCAGCGCTTCGACTACGCCGAGTTCGCCGAACAGTTCCGCCAGCAGTTCGGTTACGCGCTGTAA
- a CDS encoding alpha/beta fold hydrolase yields the protein MAAVLLCALAIWLWPDPYRVVLADYARQRWQAGLTRNAAKIDDHRWVYAYNDDAPANAPTVVMIHGFTGSKENWYPLAQRLRGRYRLFAPDLPGWGESERKAGGDYGFLAQSARVARFIEQVARKPGSEVVLLGHSMGGGIVALTTARHPHDVDRMGLFDAAGVRFNDNAFGLAVLRGKNPFAVDDAASLQRYIDIVFYDDAAKPVIPWPASRIYIDKRRRDAAFEQSVLDKIGRSDERFLPGIEAAGIRQPSLLLWCAQDVVIDPSALDLYAARLPQAQRVLLQGCGHMSIVERPQQAAEAVNRLITEARPR from the coding sequence GTGGCGGCCGTCTTGCTGTGCGCGCTGGCGATCTGGCTGTGGCCCGATCCCTACCGCGTGGTGTTGGCCGACTACGCGCGCCAGCGCTGGCAAGCCGGGCTGACCCGCAACGCGGCGAAGATCGACGATCACCGCTGGGTCTACGCCTACAACGACGACGCGCCCGCGAACGCGCCGACCGTGGTGATGATCCACGGCTTCACCGGCAGCAAGGAGAACTGGTACCCGCTGGCGCAACGCCTGCGCGGCCGCTACCGCCTGTTCGCGCCGGACCTGCCCGGCTGGGGCGAAAGCGAGCGCAAGGCCGGCGGCGATTACGGCTTCCTCGCCCAGAGCGCGCGGGTGGCGCGCTTCATCGAACAAGTCGCGCGCAAGCCCGGCAGCGAGGTGGTGCTGCTCGGTCATTCGATGGGCGGCGGCATCGTCGCGCTGACGACCGCGCGGCATCCGCACGACGTGGACCGCATGGGCCTGTTCGATGCCGCCGGCGTGCGCTTCAACGACAACGCGTTCGGCCTGGCGGTACTGCGCGGCAAGAATCCGTTCGCGGTCGACGATGCCGCTTCGCTGCAGCGCTACATCGACATCGTGTTCTACGACGACGCGGCCAAGCCGGTGATCCCGTGGCCGGCCAGCCGCATCTACATCGACAAGCGCCGCCGCGACGCCGCGTTCGAGCAGTCCGTGCTCGACAAGATCGGCCGCAGCGACGAGCGCTTCCTGCCGGGCATCGAGGCCGCCGGCATCCGCCAGCCGTCGCTGCTGTTATGGTGCGCGCAGGACGTGGTGATCGATCCCAGCGCGCTGGACCTGTACGCCGCGCGCCTGCCGCAGGCGCAGCGCGTGCTGCTGCAGGGCTGCGGCCACATGTCGATCGTCGAACGACCGCAACAAGCCGCCGAGGCGGTGAACCGACTGATAACCGAGGCCCGCCCGCGATGA
- a CDS encoding GH25 family lysozyme, producing MPDQFDRTRWRRIAMRTVAVAATALAIGIAARWWFLHWQPDRARYPLRGIDVSHHQGAIDWGAVARDDVAFAYLKASEGGDHRDRRYAANARDARAAGVAVGAYHFFTFCRDGGAQAANFLAAAPAAADALPPAVDLEFGGNCGRRPDGAAMRAELDAFLAPVEAAYGKPALLYVTPEFFDAYRAALPSRPLWRRAILRAPDSRAAWTLWQYHNRARVAGIDGPVDLNVFDGDAAAFARWRDVHAQPRDPPVGVARAASAQ from the coding sequence ATGCCCGACCAGTTCGATCGCACCCGTTGGCGCCGCATCGCGATGCGCACCGTCGCCGTTGCCGCGACGGCGCTGGCGATCGGCATCGCCGCGCGCTGGTGGTTCCTGCACTGGCAACCCGACCGCGCGCGCTACCCGCTGCGCGGCATCGACGTGTCGCACCATCAGGGCGCGATCGACTGGGGCGCGGTCGCGCGCGACGACGTCGCCTTCGCCTACCTCAAGGCCAGCGAAGGCGGCGACCACCGCGACCGCCGCTACGCGGCCAATGCGCGCGACGCGCGCGCGGCCGGCGTTGCCGTCGGCGCGTATCACTTCTTCACCTTCTGCCGCGACGGCGGAGCGCAGGCGGCGAACTTCCTCGCCGCCGCGCCGGCCGCCGCCGACGCGCTGCCGCCGGCGGTGGATCTGGAATTCGGCGGCAACTGCGGGCGCCGCCCCGACGGCGCGGCGATGCGCGCCGAGCTCGATGCGTTCCTGGCGCCGGTGGAAGCCGCTTACGGCAAACCGGCGCTGCTGTACGTGACCCCGGAATTCTTCGACGCCTACCGCGCGGCGCTGCCGTCGCGGCCGCTGTGGCGGCGCGCGATCCTGCGCGCGCCGGACTCGCGCGCCGCGTGGACGCTGTGGCAATACCACAACCGCGCGCGGGTGGCGGGCATCGACGGGCCGGTGGACCTCAACGTATTCGACGGCGACGCCGCCGCGTTCGCGCGTTGGCGCGACGTGCACGCGCAACCGCGCGACCCGCCTGTGGGCGTGGCGCGAGCCGCGAGCGCGCAGTAA
- a CDS encoding rod shape-determining protein gives MFKKFRGMFSNDLSIDLGTANTLIYVRGQGIVLNEPSVVAVRQDRMIGGNRTVAAVGGEAKQMLGRTPGHITTIRPMKDGVIADFTYTEEMLKHFIRKVHKSRFLRPSPRVLVCVPCGSTQVERRAIKESAEEAGAREVYLIEEPMAAAIGAGMPVTEARGSMVVDVGGGTTEVAVIALNGIVYSASVRIGGDRFDESIINYVRRTYGTLIGEATAERIKLEIGCAYPQERASTVEISGRNLAEGVPKMVTINSNEVLEALREPLSGIVSAIKLALEQTPPELCADVAERGIVLTGGGALLRDLDRLISEETGLHVQVADDPLTCVARGGGRALELVDMHGNEFFAPE, from the coding sequence ATGTTCAAGAAGTTTCGCGGCATGTTCTCCAACGACCTGTCCATCGACCTGGGCACGGCGAATACCCTCATTTATGTGCGCGGCCAGGGCATCGTGCTGAACGAGCCGTCCGTGGTCGCGGTGCGCCAGGACCGCATGATCGGCGGCAACCGTACGGTCGCGGCGGTGGGCGGCGAGGCCAAGCAGATGCTCGGCCGTACCCCGGGCCACATCACCACCATCCGGCCGATGAAGGACGGCGTCATCGCCGACTTCACCTATACCGAGGAAATGCTCAAGCATTTCATCCGCAAGGTGCACAAATCGCGCTTCCTGCGCCCGAGCCCGCGCGTGCTGGTGTGCGTGCCCTGCGGCTCGACCCAGGTCGAGCGCCGCGCGATCAAGGAATCGGCCGAGGAGGCCGGCGCGCGCGAGGTCTACCTGATCGAGGAACCGATGGCCGCGGCGATCGGCGCCGGCATGCCGGTGACCGAGGCGCGCGGCTCGATGGTGGTCGACGTCGGCGGCGGCACCACCGAGGTCGCGGTGATCGCGCTCAACGGCATCGTCTATTCGGCCTCGGTCCGCATCGGCGGCGACCGCTTCGACGAATCGATCATCAACTACGTGCGCCGCACCTACGGCACCCTGATCGGCGAAGCCACCGCCGAGCGGATCAAGCTCGAAATCGGCTGCGCCTATCCGCAGGAGCGCGCCAGCACCGTCGAGATCTCCGGCCGCAACCTCGCCGAGGGCGTGCCGAAGATGGTCACCATCAATTCCAACGAAGTGCTCGAAGCCCTGCGCGAGCCGCTGTCGGGCATCGTCTCGGCGATCAAGCTGGCGCTGGAGCAGACTCCGCCGGAACTGTGCGCCGACGTCGCCGAGCGCGGCATCGTGCTGACCGGCGGCGGCGCGCTGTTGCGCGACCTGGACCGCCTGATCAGCGAGGAAACCGGCCTGCACGTGCAGGTGGCCGACGACCCGCTGACCTGCGTCGCCCGCGGCGGCGGCCGCGCGCTGGAGCTGGTGGACATGCACGGCAACGAGTTCTTCGCGCCGGAGTGA
- a CDS encoding SDR family oxidoreductase, with product MTLPLAGKVALVTGASRGIGAAIARRLAADGADVAITYVSSAQRAEDLAAQIRAGGRRAIAIAADSADAQAVTAAVERTVAELGGLDILVNNAGVWTYGPFEDESLENYERVMAIHVRAPFVAAQAASKHLPRGGRIVTIGSCLGERVGAPGMALYSLSKAAVVGLSKGLAQDLGPRGITVNTVQPGPIDTDMNPADGEGADHQRAGLPLRAFGNADDIAATVAHLAGPGGAFITGTQISVDGGFSA from the coding sequence ATGACCCTTCCCCTCGCAGGCAAAGTCGCTCTCGTCACCGGCGCCAGCCGCGGCATCGGCGCCGCCATCGCCCGCCGCCTCGCCGCCGACGGCGCCGACGTGGCGATCACCTATGTCAGCTCCGCCCAGCGCGCCGAGGACCTCGCCGCGCAGATCCGCGCCGGCGGCCGCCGCGCGATCGCCATCGCCGCCGACAGCGCCGACGCGCAGGCGGTGACCGCAGCGGTCGAGCGTACCGTGGCCGAACTCGGCGGGCTCGACATCCTGGTCAACAATGCCGGGGTGTGGACCTACGGCCCGTTCGAGGACGAATCGCTGGAGAACTACGAGCGGGTCATGGCGATCCACGTGCGTGCGCCGTTCGTGGCGGCGCAGGCGGCGTCCAAGCACCTGCCGCGCGGCGGCCGCATCGTCACCATCGGCAGCTGCCTGGGCGAACGCGTCGGCGCGCCGGGGATGGCGCTGTACTCGCTGAGCAAGGCGGCGGTGGTGGGCTTGAGCAAGGGCCTGGCGCAGGACCTGGGGCCGCGCGGTATCACCGTCAACACGGTGCAGCCGGGGCCGATCGACACCGACATGAATCCGGCCGACGGCGAAGGCGCCGACCATCAGCGCGCGGGCCTGCCGCTGCGCGCGTTCGGCAACGCCGACGACATCGCCGCGACGGTGGCGCACCTGGCCGGGCCGGGCGGCGCGTTCATCACCGGCACGCAGATTTCGGTGGATGGCGGGTTTTCGGCCTGA
- a CDS encoding SDR family oxidoreductase — protein MDDPAPARAPRTDAAPPHPAAPRTVLVVGANGFLAGYLIAALRRHGWRVLRGIRDGGRALREDERPADLARMTSPQDWRETLRGVDAVVNAAGILREAGAQTFQAIHVDGPLALARACADCGVPRFVQLSALGEPADGEFIASKHRFDDELLKLPLSAVALRPSVVYAASGSYGGTSLLRALAAFPGRQLLPGDGRWPLQPVAAEDLGEIAARAAGGAQSGVYEIGGPAPLSLREYQSTWRRWLRIDGHGAVFFPEALVSLQVAIGERLGRGPVGETMWRMLRRGNVARADAHARVRADFGHAPAALADALAATPSQVQDRWHAQLYFLAPTLRIAIVALWLISAAVGWSTPAATIEAMVAGSPLAAWQPVALARITGALDAVLALGLLIGWRPRAMLGLMGISVLAYTLAFGALLPAQWLDPLGGLAKNLVVLPALAVAWVLADRR, from the coding sequence ATGGACGACCCCGCACCCGCACGCGCGCCACGGACCGACGCAGCACCGCCGCACCCCGCCGCGCCGCGAACCGTTCTGGTCGTCGGCGCCAACGGCTTCCTCGCCGGCTACCTCATCGCCGCCCTGCGCCGCCACGGCTGGCGCGTGCTGCGCGGCATCCGCGACGGCGGCCGCGCGCTGCGCGAGGACGAACGTCCGGCCGACCTCGCCCGCATGACCTCGCCGCAAGACTGGCGCGAGACCCTGCGCGGCGTCGACGCGGTGGTCAACGCCGCCGGCATCCTGCGCGAAGCCGGCGCGCAGACGTTCCAGGCCATCCATGTCGATGGCCCGCTGGCGTTGGCGCGCGCCTGCGCCGACTGCGGCGTGCCGCGCTTCGTCCAGCTCTCGGCGTTGGGCGAACCCGCCGACGGCGAATTCATCGCCTCCAAGCATCGCTTCGACGATGAGCTGTTGAAACTGCCGCTGAGCGCGGTCGCGCTGCGTCCGTCGGTGGTCTACGCGGCTTCGGGCTCCTACGGCGGCACCTCGTTGCTGCGCGCGCTGGCCGCGTTTCCGGGCCGCCAACTGCTGCCCGGCGACGGGCGCTGGCCGTTGCAGCCGGTCGCCGCCGAGGACCTCGGCGAGATCGCCGCGCGCGCCGCGGGCGGCGCGCAATCCGGCGTTTACGAGATCGGCGGCCCGGCGCCGCTGAGCCTGCGCGAGTACCAGTCGACCTGGCGGCGCTGGCTGCGCATCGACGGCCACGGCGCGGTGTTCTTTCCCGAAGCGCTGGTGAGCCTGCAGGTGGCGATCGGCGAACGCCTGGGCCGCGGTCCGGTCGGCGAAACCATGTGGCGCATGCTGCGCCGCGGCAACGTCGCCCGCGCCGACGCGCATGCGCGCGTGCGTGCCGATTTCGGCCACGCGCCGGCGGCGCTGGCCGACGCATTGGCGGCGACGCCGAGCCAAGTGCAAGACCGCTGGCACGCGCAGCTGTATTTCCTCGCGCCGACCCTGCGCATCGCCATCGTCGCGCTGTGGCTGATCTCGGCCGCGGTCGGCTGGTCGACGCCGGCGGCGACGATCGAGGCGATGGTCGCCGGCTCGCCGCTGGCGGCCTGGCAGCCGGTGGCGCTGGCGCGCATCACCGGCGCGCTCGATGCGGTGTTGGCGCTGGGCCTGCTGATCGGCTGGCGGCCGCGCGCGATGCTGGGATTGATGGGGATCAGCGTACTCGCCTACACCCTGGCGTTCGGCGCGCTGTTGCCGGCGCAGTGGCTGGACCCGCTCGGCGGACTGGCCAAGAACCTGGTGGTGCTGCCGGCGCTGGCGGTGGCGTGGGTGTTGGCGGACCGGAGATAA
- a CDS encoding GNAT family N-acetyltransferase produces the protein MAAAPAPLSIRAYRLSDWPRLCQIHDRARLDELQRSASADAFRNLARTAHSEGLFDGRLDVAEVDGVVRGFVAFQRASLNWLYVDPDSYRQGVGRALLRHALAHSGPVVSTQALLGNDPAIALYRSEGFVEIERRQGRLGGCDEFVAVGLILELRR, from the coding sequence ATGGCCGCCGCTCCCGCCCCGCTGTCGATCCGCGCCTACCGGCTCAGCGACTGGCCGCGCCTGTGCCAGATCCACGACCGCGCGCGCCTGGACGAACTGCAGCGCAGCGCCAGCGCCGACGCGTTCCGCAACCTGGCGCGCACCGCGCACAGCGAGGGGCTGTTCGACGGCCGTCTCGACGTGGCCGAAGTCGACGGCGTGGTGCGCGGCTTCGTCGCGTTCCAGCGCGCTTCGCTCAACTGGCTGTACGTGGACCCCGACAGTTATCGCCAGGGCGTCGGGCGCGCGCTGCTGCGCCACGCGCTCGCGCACTCCGGGCCGGTGGTGTCGACCCAGGCGCTGCTGGGCAACGACCCGGCGATCGCGCTGTATCGCTCCGAGGGGTTCGTCGAGATCGAGCGCCGGCAAGGGCGGCTGGGCGGGTGCGACGAGTTCGTGGCGGTGGGGCTGATCCTGGAGTTGCGACGCTAA